The Candidatus Manganitrophaceae bacterium genomic interval ATTGGCAAAACTGGCAAATATGATTTCAGAAGCTGGTGAAAACTTGGATCTGGCTCAAATATGGAAAAGCCAGAAACTTTCTCCTGCGCTTAAAACCCAACTTTTGACTATCGCTGAGTTGGTAAATAACCATATCCAAGATACACCGGAAGGGATAACCAACGTAACAGAATAGTGTAAAAAAGAATGGTGCTGGGATAAACTCAAGAAAAAACAAATACGACTAGATAAGAAGGTTGCGGTCGATTTATTGGATCGCGATGAAATAACCTCTCAGGAAAAGGATGCTGAGAAGGATCAAAAGAGAGATAACGGTATTTTTGCCCAAACATATGTTACTGAGAAAGGGGCAGAATATTGGAAACAGGCCTCACGGTATGGATTGGGAAAATCGCTACTCAGCCCTGTCGAAATGAGTATCATTGGAATTGCTTGTGAGATTCCCCAAAAGATACCTACCGAAAAACAATCGGAAATTGTGATAAGAATAGAAAAAAATTAATCGATGAAGGCTTCTTCCCTAAAAGTTAGCCCACCCCCTTCACCCCTCTCGCTTTGACTCCAGGACTTCCCAACGGTCCATCGTATCCTGTAAGCCCGTTTCGATTTCCGCGAATTCTATAGACCAGGCCTCCAGGCCTCCTTTTTCTGTGGCATGGGCCGCCGGATTTTGCAGGAAGGTCTCCAGTTCTTTTTTCCGGGCTTCGAGGTTCTCGATCTTGGTTTCTATGCCTTCCAGTTCACGCTTTTCTTTATAGCTCAGGCCTTTTCGTTTTTTCGTGTTTGGTGACTTTTCCTCTCCGGTCGATGGAGGTCTGTCCTGTGCGGCTATCTGATGCGATTGTTTTGCCCGGTCTTTTTTTTCGGCTTTTAAGCGCTCCTGATAGACGGCGTAGTTCCCTTCTGTATAGCGGACCTGGCCCTCCCCTTCAAAACTCAGGATGCCGGTGGAAACCTTGTCCAGAAAAAAACGGTCGTGGGTCACCATGAGGATGCAGCCGTCGTAGTTGACGAGAACATCGTCCAGGAGTTGAAGCGTCGGGATGTCCAGGTCGTTGGTCGGTTCGTCGAGGATCAACATGTTCGTTTTTTCCAGCATGATCTTCGCGAGGATGAGCCGGGCCTTTTCCCCGCCCGACAGGGTCCGGACCAGCCGTTTATGATCATGCGCCTCAAAGAAAAATTCGGCCAGATAACCCACCTTGTGCCTTCGCTCCCCTCTCACCGTCACCCAATAGCCTTCTCCGAGGGAGGCCTCAACCCGGCTATCGGGATCAAGCGAGGCCCGGTTCTGGTCAAAATAGGAAATCTTTGTATTCTTTCCCAGGACAATCTTTCCAGAAGAAAGATGCATCTCTCCCAGAATCATTCTAAGAAGCGTTGTCTTTCCGCAGCCGTTCGCCCCGACAATACCGATCCGATCTCCCTTTTTTAGGCTGATCGAGAGATCCTTGATCAACAGCTTGTTTTCCAGGGTTTTATTCAGGTAAACCAGCTCCAGGATGGTATTTCCCAGGCGGTGGCCGGTTTCAAGATGGAGGCCGATCTGCCGATCTTCTTTCGTCTCCCTCTGGTCCTGCATTTGATAAAAGCGGCCGATTCGGGCCTTCGACTTGGTCCCTCTCGCCTTCGGCCCGCGCTTCATCCACTCGGATTCGCGGCGCAGCAAGGTCACCAGGCGGTTCTGGACGCGTGTTTCATGGAGCAGCCGTTCGGCCCTGGCTTGCAGATAATCGCTATAGCCGCCGCGTGTGCAGCAAATCGTCCCGGCGTTGACCTCGAAGATTCGCCGGACAACCCGGTCGAGAAAATAGCGGTCATGGGTGGTCAGCATGACGGCCCCGGGGTAGGCAGTCAGAAATTTCTCCAGCCACTCGGTTGTTTTTATATCGAGATGGTTGGTCGGTTCATCCAGCATCAGAAGATCAGGCAACTGAAGGAGGAGTTTGGCCAGGGCAACGCGCTTTCTCATCCCGCCACTGAGCACCGAAATCTTCTCATCACGGTTCAGGATATTCAATCGAAGGAGAACTTCGTCAATCCGGTGATCGGTTTCCCATCCCTGATGATGTTCAAGCCAGGTATTCAAGGCCTCCTGTTCTTTCAGGAGGGCGGAAACCTCTGCGGGTGAGGCGGATTTCATCTTGTTTGTCACCGCATGGTAGGCATCCAGTTTGACGCGAATCTCTCCAAGGGACGCATCAAGCTCTTCACGAACCGTCCGGGTCTCATTCAGGATGGGATTCTGTGAGAGATAGCCAATGGCAATCCCTTTCTTAAATGAGAGCTTTCCGCTGTCCGGCGGTTCAAGCCCAGCCACAATCTGAAAGAGCGTGCTCTTCCCTGAGCCGTTCTGGCCAATGATGCCGACCTTTTCTGTCTCTCCAACCGTCAAGGTGATCCCCTGGAAAATCTTTTTGGGACCAAATGATTTATGAAGATCGGAAATATCCAGAATATTCATGTAATGCCCTTAAAAACTGAAAGGACACAGCATTCTGTGTCCTTTCAGGGAGATTAGTCTTCTGGGGATTCAATTCCCCGAGGCTTGCTACAAATGGCGTCATTCCGGCGCATGCCGGAATGCAGTGGTTCGTATGTGGACACCGGCCTTCGCCGGTGTGACGTAATGATTTTGATACCCCGCCCGCTTGCGGCAGGGTAATTTACTCAATTCTTTATCGTCAAACCGGCTCAGGAACGTTTCTTTTTTGACCTCTTTTCCATTTTCTCTCTTACGGCGGCCTGGGCTGCCGCCAGGCGGGCGATCGGAACCCGATAAGGGGAACAACTGACATAGTTCAGACCAAGCCGGTGGCAGAATTCGACGGAGCTGGGCTCTCCGCCATGCTCACCGCAAATGCCGATCTTCAAGCGGGGACGGGTTGCTCGTCCTTTTTCCACACCGATCCGCATCAAGAGACCGACCCCCTCCTGATCAATCGCGACAAATGGGTCCTGGGGCAGTATCCCTTTGTCGATATAGTCCGGAAGAAAGCGTCCCGAATCGTCGCGCGAAAGTCCAAAGGCGGTCTGGGTGAGGTCATTCGTTCCGAAGGAGAAGAATTCGGCCTCCTCCGCAATCTGGTCGGCAACGAGGACCGCACGGGGGAGCTCAATCATGGTACCGATGGTGTAAGGGACCTTCTTGTTGTATTCCTTCATCACCGACTTAGCCGTCTGAACGCAGAGCGCCCTTATCCTGGAGAATTCATTGGCGTGGCTCACAAGGGGAATCATCACTTCTGGGATCACCTTTTTCCCTTTCTTGCTTAACTCGCAAACGGCCTCAAAGATGGCCTGGACCTGCATCTCATAGATTTCAGGATAGGTGATCCCCAAGCGACAACCCCGATGCCCAAGCATCGGGTTAACCTCATGAAGATTCTTATTTTTCTCCCTGAGGACAGAGACAGACACACCCATTGTACGAGACAGCTCGGCAAGGTCTCCCTCCGTTTGCGGGAGGAATTCATGAAGCGGCGGATCAAGAAGCCGGATGGTGACCGGAAGTCCCTTCATCTCGGCAAAAATGCCGATAAAATCCGCCTTCTGCATCGGGAGAATCTTTTCAAGCGCCCGTCTTCTCTCCGCTTCGGTATTTGCCAGAATCATCTCCCGAACCGCAGTGATCCGGCCTTCCTCAAAGAACATATGCTCGGTCCGGCAAAGCCCGATCCCTTCCGCCCCAAAACCACGCGCTACCTTGGCGTCGCGGGGGGTATCGGCGTTTGCCCTGACCTTTAACTTTCGGCTCTGATCAGCCCATCCCATCAGTTTTTTGAAAGAAGCCCTCATGGCTGGCTGAATCAGGTCAACTCGTCCCAGGATGACCTCTCCGGTAGAACCGTTGAGGCTGATCTCGCTTCC includes:
- a CDS encoding ABC transporter ATP-binding protein, whose translation is MNILDISDLHKSFGPKKIFQGITLTVGETEKVGIIGQNGSGKSTLFQIVAGLEPPDSGKLSFKKGIAIGYLSQNPILNETRTVREELDASLGEIRVKLDAYHAVTNKMKSASPAEVSALLKEQEALNTWLEHHQGWETDHRIDEVLLRLNILNRDEKISVLSGGMRKRVALAKLLLQLPDLLMLDEPTNHLDIKTTEWLEKFLTAYPGAVMLTTHDRYFLDRVVRRIFEVNAGTICCTRGGYSDYLQARAERLLHETRVQNRLVTLLRRESEWMKRGPKARGTKSKARIGRFYQMQDQRETKEDRQIGLHLETGHRLGNTILELVYLNKTLENKLLIKDLSISLKKGDRIGIVGANGCGKTTLLRMILGEMHLSSGKIVLGKNTKISYFDQNRASLDPDSRVEASLGEGYWVTVRGERRHKVGYLAEFFFEAHDHKRLVRTLSGGEKARLILAKIMLEKTNMLILDEPTNDLDIPTLQLLDDVLVNYDGCILMVTHDRFFLDKVSTGILSFEGEGQVRYTEGNYAVYQERLKAEKKDRAKQSHQIAAQDRPPSTGEEKSPNTKKRKGLSYKEKRELEGIETKIENLEARKKELETFLQNPAAHATEKGGLEAWSIEFAEIETGLQDTMDRWEVLESKREG